Below is a genomic region from Salvelinus sp. IW2-2015 unplaced genomic scaffold, ASM291031v2 Un_scaffold11869, whole genome shotgun sequence.
TTGTAATGTATTGAGATAAAGCTGTAGCGACCCAGTGGGGGAACATATGAGGAGGCAGATGAAGGTAATAAACATGGGAACGATGTAACATAAGTCTTTTGATGATGggacggagacacacacacacgtccagcTGTAAACCCTCAGCCCTGCAGGGGCTCAGCAACCTTCTGCTTGGACTGAACCACCGGACCTTCACTATGAATAACCCAGGGATGACAGAGGGAGGGTGGCGCTCTGAAAGGAGGGAGAGTTCTCTTCTAGTTAGTCTTTATAGTCAGCAGTCTCATTGACAGTTCTATCATCTCCATGGCTCTYcgtcatacagacagacagaggggaagcCTCTCCTCACAGCCTCTTCCTATCCCGGGGAAACCTGGAGTGGTGGGAAGGGAACCAGGGCTTCCCTTAGCCCGACCAGACCAGTCAAGCCCATTCGATGTCAGACCAGACCAGTCGATGCCAGACCGACCAGACCAGTTTAGGTGAGYCAGTTGTTTCAGGTCCACATCagtgagaggaggatgagagtaaCAGAGGAGTCTATCCAtcagagagaccaggagagataCGGCTGTCTGTAGTTTGAAGGTtggtctgtgcgtgtgtgcgtgtgcgtgtgtgcgtgtgtgtttgtgtgtgtgtgtgtgtgtgtgtggtctgattCCTGAGATAATGTCTGAAGTCCAAagttacagacagagaggagagttgcTGGTTCaactgtgagaaagagagaggggaggggggggttgagaGTGTGCGATAGAGGAGAAAGAATGCAGGTTAGGGGAACAGGTGAGAGGGGGGGAGCGAGGAAGACAAGTGATGGAGTGTACACAGAGCGAACTTAGCgagaaacaaaaaaagagaaagagagagagagagagggaaagagggatgaaTGAGGTCTAATCAGCCAGTAATATTATTGGCCTCCATCTTCTCCGTCCTCTCCAGCCCAGTCTCTGTGACATCAGCAGAATCCAACTCCTCTTCCCTCtgcactccctcctcctccctttcctcctcctcctcctctgtgctgTCCTGGCTCTCCCAGCTGAAGGTTCTCCAGTGTCTTAGACACCCAGCACTCAATACGGCTGATGACCGCAGGCACCTCCACAGAGATGGGCTCTGGTGtgtactcttcctcctcctcctcctcttcctctgcctcctccagcATACCGGGGAccagggtggaggtggtggaggtgatggAAGAGTTGAGGAGGTCCCTGCAGCCCCATCCAAACTGCCTGTCTCCGTGCTCTGCTGGGAGGCCAGCTCCAAGCGGTCGTCTGCccggccctcctctctctcccccgggCCTGGGCCTGGAGCAGGGACGGCTGCTCTGAGCTGGAGGATGTGGAGTAAGGGCTGcggttggtggtggtggaggggggctGGTTTGTCTCTCTGCACCCAGAGGAAGCAGCAGGATGGCTGGGTTTAGCCTCCACAGGCTCCAGCCCATCTGACGACTCCACCATACTCCTCCAGTTGGTCTCTGAGGAGAGACATTTCAGATTATATTCACATGTAAAGAGAGACCTCTATGATCTCAGAGATGGGTCATCGAGTCAGGGTTAAAGGTCGGGATCAGGGTCATCTCTTACCACTCCTTCTCGTTGACCTCAGAGATGGGTTCAGAGATGACGGAGCAGAAGGAGATGGCGGAGGCAGCGGGAGGGTGTCCTGGAGTGGCCCATGTGGTGGGTGACCTTCTTGACGTTCTTCAGCGCCTCCTCAGCCTGCTCCTGCTCCAGCGCTGACACCATGTCCTTGTAGGACTTACGAGCATCCTCCGTCAGGACACTAACCGGTTAAACAGACcctagaggagggtggagagggagggtggaggacgggagaggagaaagagaaagacagacttTACACACTTCCATTTGCTTTTTTCCTGTAAAAACCCCACCAACTTACAGTATTAACAGGTGTTATAAACACGCAGACAGGTTGTGTTTAATGTCTTACCTCTGCTCCAGAGAAGTTGAAGACGCCCACCACACTGACCGGCACCAGTTTGTTGACACAGCGTCCGAGAGCCTTCCTACCCAGAGCAAACACAAACGGGATCTCCTGTTCTCTGGCCATGGCTATGACGTTGTACAAGGCCTCATCTAGACCCCCTGCAATAGACAACACACA
It encodes:
- the LOC112080116 gene encoding LOW QUALITY PROTEIN: selenocysteine insertion sequence-binding protein 2-like (The sequence of the model RefSeq protein was modified relative to this genomic sequence to represent the inferred CDS: inserted 7 bases in 5 codons; deleted 1 base in 1 codon) is translated as CVFLSVSRYCNQVLNKEIDESVTMLLQELVRFQERVFRRTPAKXKTKRRLVMGLREVTKHMKLHKIKCVLISPNCEKIQAKGGLDEALYNVIAMAREQEIPFVFALGRKALGRCVNKLVPVSVVGVFNFSGAEGLFNRLVXLTEDARKSYKDMVSALEQEQAEEALKNVKKVTHHMGHSRTPSAASAISFCSVISEPISEVNEKEWETNWRSMVESSDGLEPVEAKPSHPAASSGCRETNQPPSTTTNRSPYSTXLQLRAAVPAPGPGPGEREEGRADDRLELASQQSTETGSLDGXCRDLLNSSITSTTSTLVPGMLEEAEEEEEEEEEYTPEPISVEVPAVISRIECWVSKTLENLQLGEXQDSTEEEEEEREEEGVQREEELDSADVTETGLERTEKMEANNITG